Proteins encoded together in one Bacteroides ovatus window:
- the gyrA gene encoding DNA gyrase subunit A, which produces MLEQDRIIKINIEEEMKSSYIDYSMSVIVSRALPDVRDGFKPVHRRILYGMMELGNTSDKPYKKSARIVGEVLGKYHPHGDSSVYFAMVRMAQEWAMRYPLVDGQGNFGSVDGDSPAAMRYTEARLNKLGEAMMDDLYKETVDFEPNFDNTLVEPKVMPTRIPNLLVNGASGIAVGMATNMPPHNLSEVIEACDAYIDNPEITVEELMEFVKAPDFPTGGYIYGVSGVREAYLTGRGRVIMRAKAEIESGQTHDKIVITEIPYNVNKAELIKYIADLVNDKKIEGISNANDESDRDGMRIVIDIKRDANASVVLNKLYKMTALQTSFGVNNVALVHGRPKTLNLRDLIKYFIEHRHEVVIRRTQFDLRKAKERAHILEGLIIASDNIDEVIRIIRAAKTPNDAITGLIERFNLTEIQARAIVEMRLRQLTGLMQDQLHAEYEEIMKQIAYLESILADDEVCRRVMKEELLEVKAKYGDVRRSEIVYSSEEFNPEDFYADDQMIITISHMGYIKRTPLTEFRAQNRGGVGSKGTETRDEDFVEHIYPATMHNTMMFFTQKGKCYWLKVYEIPEGTKNSKGRAIQNLLNIDSDDNVTAYLRVKSLEDSEFINSHYVLFCTKKGVIKKTLLEQYSRPRQNGVNAITIREDDSVIEVRMTNGNNEIIIANRNGRAIRFHEAAVRVMGRTATGVRGITLDNDGQDEVVGMICIKDLETESVMVVSEQGYGKRSEIEDYRKTNRGGKGVKTMNITEKTGKLVTIKSVTDENDLMIINKSGITIRLKVADVRIMGRATQGVRLINLEKRNDQIGSVCKVMTESLEDEIPAEEAEGTIVSDPNADVPDIDDAADVNENESNNEIEE; this is translated from the coding sequence ATGCTTGAACAAGACAGAATTATAAAGATTAACATCGAGGAGGAAATGAAGTCATCGTACATTGACTACTCCATGTCGGTCATCGTTTCGCGTGCCCTTCCGGATGTTAGAGATGGATTTAAGCCTGTTCACCGTAGAATTTTATACGGAATGATGGAATTAGGCAATACTTCAGACAAACCTTATAAAAAGTCAGCGAGAATCGTGGGTGAGGTACTTGGTAAGTATCATCCTCATGGGGATTCTTCTGTTTATTTTGCAATGGTACGTATGGCGCAGGAATGGGCAATGCGTTATCCTTTGGTAGATGGACAGGGAAACTTTGGTTCTGTGGATGGTGATAGCCCTGCTGCTATGCGTTATACAGAAGCTCGTCTCAATAAGTTGGGTGAAGCAATGATGGATGACCTGTATAAGGAAACCGTTGATTTTGAGCCAAACTTTGATAATACGCTGGTGGAACCTAAGGTGATGCCGACGCGTATCCCGAACCTTCTGGTGAACGGAGCATCCGGTATTGCTGTTGGTATGGCTACCAATATGCCTCCTCATAATCTTTCGGAAGTGATTGAAGCATGTGATGCATATATTGATAATCCGGAAATTACGGTAGAGGAACTGATGGAATTTGTTAAAGCACCGGATTTCCCTACTGGCGGATATATATATGGTGTGAGTGGTGTACGCGAAGCATATTTGACAGGTCGCGGACGTGTAATTATGCGTGCGAAAGCTGAAATTGAAAGCGGACAAACACATGACAAGATCGTAATAACAGAGATTCCTTATAATGTAAATAAGGCCGAACTGATTAAATATATTGCTGATCTTGTAAATGATAAGAAGATAGAAGGTATCTCAAATGCCAACGATGAGTCTGACCGTGATGGTATGCGTATTGTTATTGACATAAAACGTGATGCAAATGCAAGTGTAGTGTTGAATAAACTCTATAAAATGACAGCTTTGCAGACCTCTTTTGGTGTTAACAATGTGGCTTTGGTTCATGGACGTCCAAAAACGTTGAATCTAAGAGATTTAATTAAATATTTCATAGAGCATAGACACGAAGTTGTTATTCGTCGTACTCAGTTCGATCTTCGTAAGGCGAAAGAGCGTGCGCACATTCTTGAAGGTTTGATTATTGCTTCAGATAATATTGATGAAGTAATTCGTATCATTCGTGCTGCAAAAACTCCGAATGACGCAATAACAGGCTTGATTGAGCGATTTAACCTGACAGAAATTCAGGCTCGTGCAATTGTAGAAATGCGTTTGCGTCAGTTAACCGGTCTGATGCAGGATCAGCTTCATGCGGAATACGAAGAAATAATGAAGCAGATAGCTTATTTGGAAAGTATTCTGGCTGATGATGAAGTATGTCGTCGGGTAATGAAAGAGGAATTGTTAGAAGTCAAAGCGAAATATGGAGATGTACGTCGCTCTGAAATTGTTTATTCTTCAGAAGAATTTAATCCGGAAGACTTCTATGCAGATGATCAGATGATTATTACAATTTCTCATATGGGTTATATTAAACGTACACCGTTGACCGAATTCCGTGCACAAAATCGTGGTGGAGTAGGTTCGAAAGGTACGGAAACCCGTGATGAAGACTTTGTAGAGCATATTTATCCTGCTACCATGCACAATACCATGATGTTCTTTACACAAAAGGGTAAGTGTTATTGGCTGAAAGTATATGAAATACCTGAAGGAACGAAGAATTCTAAGGGCCGTGCTATTCAGAACTTGTTGAATATTGATTCGGATGATAATGTAACTGCATACTTGCGTGTGAAGAGTTTAGAGGATTCCGAGTTTATCAATAGCCACTATGTATTATTCTGTACTAAGAAAGGTGTAATAAAGAAGACATTGCTTGAACAGTATTCTCGTCCTCGTCAGAATGGTGTAAATGCTATAACTATCCGCGAAGATGATAGCGTAATTGAAGTTCGTATGACGAATGGAAATAATGAAATCATCATTGCAAACCGCAATGGTCGTGCAATTCGTTTCCATGAGGCAGCAGTTCGTGTAATGGGACGTACAGCAACAGGTGTACGTGGTATTACGTTGGATAATGATGGTCAGGATGAAGTAGTAGGAATGATTTGTATCAAAGATTTGGAAACAGAATCTGTAATGGTAGTTTCCGAACAAGGATATGGTAAACGTTCTGAAATTGAAGACTATCGTAAAACGAACCGTGGAGGTAAGGGTGTGAAGACCATGAATATTACCGAAAAGACAGGTAAGTTGGTAACAATCAAGTCGGTAACCGATGAAAATGACTTGATGATTATCAATAAGTCTGGTATCACTATTCGTTTGAAGGTAGCGGATGTTCGTATAATGGGCCGTGCTACTCAAGGCGTTCGTCTGATAAATCTTGAAAAACGTAACGACCAGATTGGTTCGGTATGTAAGGTTATGACAGAAAGTCTTGAAGATGAAATTCCGGCAGAAGAGGCAGAGGGTACAATCGTGAGTGATCCGAATGCTGATGTTCCTGATATTGATGATGCAGCGGACGTAAATGAAAACGAAAGCAATAACGAAATTGAGGAATAG
- a CDS encoding tetratricopeptide repeat protein, with amino-acid sequence MKRVLFSMVLLMAVSFSFAQMKNVKEAKSMANDVKPNFKQAEQLIKEAMKNPETKDLADTWDVAGFIQRRINEEQMKNAFLKKPYDTLKVYNSILKMYEYYNKCDELAEIPNEKGKVKNKYRKANASSMLAERPNLINGGIQYFNLDKNKEALKFFATYVESASYPMLADKELAKNDTLLPQIAYYATLAADRVGDKDAIIKYAPMALSDKDGGKFAMQLMADAYKAKGDTAAWIKSLEEGILKFPGNDYFFANLVDYYNSSNQASKAMEFADRMLANDPNNKLYLYVKAYLYHNMKEYDNAIEYYKKAIAADPEYAEAYSNVGLVYLMKAQDYADKATTDINDPKYAEAQAVVKKFYEEAKPFYEKARALKPDQQDLWLQGLYRVYYNLNMGPEFEEIDKMMK; translated from the coding sequence ATGAAAAGAGTATTATTTTCTATGGTTTTATTGATGGCTGTTAGCTTCTCATTCGCTCAGATGAAGAATGTGAAAGAAGCAAAGAGTATGGCTAATGACGTAAAACCTAATTTTAAGCAGGCTGAACAGCTTATTAAGGAGGCTATGAAGAATCCTGAAACGAAGGATCTTGCTGACACATGGGACGTTGCTGGATTTATTCAGAGACGTATCAACGAGGAGCAAATGAAAAATGCTTTTTTGAAGAAACCGTATGATACATTGAAAGTATACAATAGTATTCTGAAAATGTATGAGTACTATAATAAGTGTGATGAATTAGCGGAAATACCTAATGAAAAGGGAAAAGTTAAAAACAAATATCGGAAGGCTAATGCTTCCAGTATGTTGGCTGAACGTCCTAATTTGATTAATGGTGGTATTCAGTATTTCAACCTGGACAAGAATAAAGAGGCTTTGAAGTTCTTTGCAACCTATGTAGAGTCAGCTTCTTATCCGATGTTAGCTGATAAAGAATTGGCTAAAAACGATACTCTTCTTCCGCAAATTGCTTATTATGCAACATTAGCTGCTGATAGAGTAGGCGATAAAGATGCGATCATTAAATATGCTCCTATGGCTTTATCCGATAAAGATGGAGGTAAATTTGCAATGCAATTGATGGCTGATGCTTATAAAGCTAAAGGTGATACTGCTGCATGGATTAAGTCTTTGGAAGAGGGTATCCTTAAGTTCCCTGGAAATGATTATTTCTTCGCTAATTTGGTTGATTATTATAATAGCTCTAATCAAGCTTCTAAAGCTATGGAGTTTGCTGATAGAATGTTAGCTAATGATCCGAATAACAAGTTGTATTTGTATGTAAAAGCATATCTTTATCATAATATGAAAGAATATGATAATGCAATCGAATACTACAAAAAAGCTATTGCTGCTGATCCGGAATATGCAGAAGCATACTCTAATGTAGGTTTGGTATATTTGATGAAAGCACAGGATTATGCTGATAAAGCAACAACAGATATCAATGATCCTAAGTACGCTGAAGCACAAGCTGTGGTTAAGAAATTCTACGAAGAAGCTAAACCATTCTATGAAAAAGCCAGAGCCTTAAAACCCGATCAACAAGATTTATGGTTGCAAGGTCTTTACAGAGTTTACTATAACTTGAATATGGGACCTGAATTCGAAGAAATCGATAAGATGATGAAGTAA
- a CDS encoding universal stress protein: MEDKLVTLAILTYTKAQILKNVLENEGIETYIHNVNQIQPVVSSGVRLRIKESDLPRALKITESSTWLSESIVGEKEPKVKDKSNKILIPVDFSNYSMKACEFAFNLAKTENAEVILLHVYFTPIYASSLPYGDVFNYQIGDEESVKTIIQKVHSDLNALSEKIKEKVTSGEFPNVKYSCILREGIPEEEILRYAKEQRPMVIIMGTRGKNQKDIDLIGSVTAEVIDRSRTAVLAIPENTPFKQFSEAKRIAFITNFDQRDLIAFEAFFNTWKSFHFSVSLIHLTDSKDTWNEIKLAGIKEYFHKQYPGLEIHYDVVMNDNLLKGLDQYIKDNHIDIITLTSYKRNIFARLFNPSIARKMIFHSDTPLLVINS; encoded by the coding sequence ATGGAAGACAAATTAGTAACCCTGGCCATTCTGACATACACCAAAGCGCAGATCTTAAAGAATGTCTTGGAAAATGAAGGTATAGAAACCTACATTCATAACGTTAATCAAATACAACCGGTTGTTTCATCAGGAGTGCGTTTACGAATTAAAGAAAGCGATCTGCCACGTGCTTTGAAAATAACAGAAAGTTCTACATGGCTGTCTGAAAGTATAGTGGGAGAGAAGGAGCCCAAAGTAAAAGATAAATCAAATAAGATTTTAATTCCCGTCGACTTCTCTAATTATTCGATGAAAGCATGTGAATTTGCATTCAACCTGGCAAAAACAGAAAATGCAGAAGTCATCCTGTTGCATGTCTATTTCACGCCTATTTATGCATCGTCGTTGCCTTATGGGGATGTTTTCAATTACCAGATTGGAGATGAAGAATCTGTAAAAACGATTATCCAAAAAGTCCATTCTGATCTCAATGCTTTATCAGAGAAGATAAAAGAAAAAGTTACATCAGGCGAATTTCCCAACGTTAAATATAGCTGCATCTTACGTGAAGGTATTCCAGAGGAGGAAATCTTAAGATATGCTAAAGAACAGCGTCCTATGGTCATCATTATGGGTACCCGAGGCAAAAATCAGAAAGACATTGATTTAATTGGCAGTGTAACCGCTGAAGTTATTGACAGGAGTCGCACGGCTGTATTGGCTATTCCGGAAAATACACCATTTAAACAGTTTAGTGAAGCAAAACGGATTGCCTTTATTACCAATTTTGATCAAAGAGATCTAATTGCTTTCGAGGCATTCTTTAATACTTGGAAATCATTCCATTTTTCTGTATCTTTGATACACCTTACAGATTCTAAAGATACCTGGAATGAAATAAAACTAGCAGGTATAAAAGAATATTTTCACAAGCAATATCCGGGGCTTGAAATTCATTATGACGTAGTGATGAATGATAATTTATTAAAAGGACTTGATCAGTATATCAAAGATAATCATATAGATATAATCACTTTGACTTCTTACAAAAGGAATATATTTGCTCGATTATTTAATCCAAGTATTGCCAGAAAAATGATTTTCCATTCAGATACACCATTGCTTGTTATTAACAGCTGA